The genomic window AATCCACATCAAGATCCTTCACTCATAAGATTCTGATGAACATGTCAGCCATCGCCAAGCATTCCCGAATTTCAATACAAATTATTACTCTGCCTGCCATCGGTAGGCAGACCCATAACTAATTCATTCAAGATATATCCCATGCCCCCAGCCTTCTGCCTCAAAACGATGATCGACCCAGCGTTCATCAATATGAAGAAAAGCAGACTTCCAATGGGACAGTTTCGGAGGTTAAGTCGTCGGTGGATGGTTTAGGCCCAAGTTGCCTTCTAAGGTAAAGAAGCCTTTCAACTCATCGGGAGCAGCCTTGATCGGCACTTCCAACATCTTAAACTCTGCATAGACGTTTAATGTCGGCTATCCTCAGTGCTTTTTTTAGGAAGATGGTCAAGACCTACCACTGCCATATGCCTTGGGAAAAGAATTGTTGAGCCTGATTTTCTGGGGAGAGAGCTTCTTGGGCTATCAAAAAGCGCGATTCATTATTCAACTGATCGTTGGCGGAAGCGTGGTAGTAAAGAGCAAAAGCCATACGAGGGCCCTACTAACAGTGAGAAGCGAACGGTTCAGGTAGAGTCGAGTGAGGAACAGTGTTAGTAAGCGCTGCACCTTTCCAATGTAAACCACTTGAGTAGAAGCAAGAATATCGTTCCTTAGTTTAATATGTCCGTGGTATTTCATGCACCCGTTCACTCAACAATGGTTTGCTAGTCAGTGCGCCCCGCGGGACCTTGAGTTGAAACAACTAAGCAGAGATGATCTGTTGAGGATATTTCGGCAGGGAACAGAGAAATTGATTTCATGTAACGCGGAGGAATAGGAATCCATGCTTACAACAACCTCGGACCCCGAGTCCCTTTCAAAACGAAACGAAACAACAGACCCGGAACCGGCGGATCATCGACCGGAAGGAGAGTGGTTCACGGAAGCAAATGGGTGGGTATCTATCTAAGTTTTTATTTGGGGAACTCGGACCTGAAGGTTTCGATGCTGAGCGTCTTTGGGCCAACCAACGAAACCAACAATCACGAGCGTGATCCGTACGTACTCTTTATCTACTaatcccttcttccattttTGGAGGAAAAGCATTTCAGATGTATGGCCTAGTGGGTCGAGTGCAGAACCGGGctggaaaagaagagataaTACGTATAAGTGCATGAAGAATTGGGTAGAACATCCGTCACGTACATCCGGCGGCCGCTGTGTTGCCTAGGTCGGTTCCAGCAAACTGGTGGGGTCTCGGCCCACTCTTTGTGCGCGTCACCCAACCACAAAAGTCACGTCACTTTCTATTTATCCCTTAGAACACACAACAAGCAAAATACTCGTTGTATTCTCCCTTTCTCACAATAAAATGCCAGAACAAAGGGTGCCTCCCTCCTCCGCGCCCATCTCTACTCTGATGTCAAACGCTCCTTCCTCCAGCACAACCAGCATTGCAAGCACAGTACGCCCAGTGCGTCCAGCTTCAATAGTATCGCTGCGCCACCCCCAACCGCAACAACACCGAACACAGCCATCAGCTTCGCGGACCGGAAGTATATCACAGTCAAGAAGACAATCTGTCGATACGTCTGTGCCCGAGTCACAATCAACTTCGCCTATAACTTACTTTCCTAATCCCTCGTCTTTTGCAAACAGTCAAGATACCAACGACAACTCTATCTTGTCTACAGCAGATTCTACTGCAACTTCACCAACGGTGTCACTTTCTCACATGACCAGCACGGATTCCGACGATCCATCAGCACCTCACGTCATATCAACGAGCAGCATCGCTAGAACACCGCGCCTGAATCCCGTTGCAAGCTCTAATGTCATCGGCCTAGATACTGGTGCACCTTCACCACGAGTCCAGACTTCAAGAGCTCCTGGCGGCCACGCACAGACATCTTCGGGGACAACGTCAAGTACTAGTGGCAGCGTATCGAGCACCATCGACCAACAGTCTAGGCGAAGGGGTTCAAGTCGGGTGCTCAGCACACCAGGAGCAGGTTACAGCGCAACTCACCCAAATGTTGGACTTGGGCTTGGTCCAACCCCTTCCAGAGCAGGGACTGGGTCGACAAGTACCACCATCAATGACGCCGCTTTGTCAAGTCCTCGCCGTATCTCAACGTCTCGGGGATTACACGTACCACCACAAACAGCAGCACCCCCTGCAGGTAATCTTGGTTTACCAACTCACGAGGCATACTATTCGGTCAGTCAGCCCGTCAGTGCGACTACACCAAGGTTTAGAGATAAGGGGGTTTATGTGTCTGGTGGATCAGGAGGGCTCCAGCACCATTCATCAAGCATTGGTGACTATCCATCTGGATCATACGGCGCTACTTATCAAAACCAGCCCTCTAGAGATCTTGCGCCTACATCAGCAATAGGTGCTACTGTGCACTCGCCTTTTCCGTCGCCCAAAGGATCGGTTCTGAAGAAGTTGCAGAAAAAAGCTAGTAATGTTGGGTTGGGTCTGGGGAGACCGGATAACTATGACGATGAAGCGCTTGGGAGATatggagatgaggatgagatgTTGGAGGATAATTTAGGTGAACGGGCGAATGGCACGAGAGTATGGTATAGCTCCTTTGCAACTATTGATTGGATCCATGATGCAGTAAGTATATCTCGTTTTTTTCGCTTTTATATTTGGCTTACGCAAAGCAGATCAAAGAGTCGTCGCGAGTAAGGAGAGTGAGACATGCCGCTTCGCGTTCTCTCCGCGGCAGGATTGCAAATACGTGGGATCGCTTCCAAGGATGGCTTGTGGTTACCCTCATCGGTATCATAACCGCCCTTATCGctttcctcatcatccgTGCCGAGATGGCATTCTTTGATCTGAAAGAAGGGTTCTGTTCAACATCTTGGGGCACCGCCAAACGGTTCTGTTGTGCCCCGAGACATCAGTCACCAGGAAGTGATGGGGGTGAGTACGAATGTTCAGATTGGGTTGAATGGGGTCAACTCTTCAAGCCAAAGGCAAAAGATGGTCCGTTTGGCGGCTGGGTGTATGGAGGACCCGAATTTATGGCCTATGCTACGGTCGCGCTCTTGCTAGCAGTGATTGCTAGCTGTATGACAGTCTATCTCTCTTCATCCGATCACCATACCACCTCAAAAGACTCCACCTTCCTCACCCCACCGTCTAAAGTTACAACGGCCAAACAGTCAACCGCTTCCTCCCCTACCAAACGTACCGCTTCTCTCCCATACGGCCCTCACGACGAACGTCAGCCTCTCCTGGGTGCGATCACCAATGAACCTCCTACACCTTTGATTGAATCGCCTCCCGAACCCTCTCGTAAAGTCATGTTTTACGCGGCTGGGTCTGGTATCCCCGAAATCAAGACGATTTTGAGCGGATTCGTCATCCATGGTTATCTTGGTGGATGGACTCTTATCACTAAAAGTGCGGGATTGGCGCTGTCCGTCGGGTCCGGTCTGTCATTGGGCAAGGAAGGACCATTAGTCCACATAAGCAGCTGTGTTGGCAATATCGTATCCAGAATGTTCCTCAAGTTTGAGTGCAATGAAGGTGAGTTCTCGCATTGGTATGATCAAGTCAAGTACACGAGAAAGGCTAATGGAAAACGGCAGCCAAGCGAAGGGAAGTCCTCTCGGCTGCCTGTGCGGCTGGTGTAGCGGTGGCGTTTGGTGCACCTGTCGGTGGTGTCTTGTTCTCTCTGGAAGAAGTCTCATATTACTTCCCGCCCAAGGTCATGTGGAGAAGGTAGGTAGAATACCGAACAGATTGCCATCGACGAATGACTGACTAGAACGGCAGTTTCTGGTGCGCTGCAATTGCGGCGATCACGCTCAAAGCTCTGAATCCGTTTGGCAACGGAAGCCTGGTGCTGGTAAGTTTCTCAAGCCCGTCATCAGAAGTACACGCTGACACGATACCAGTTTGCCGTGTCGTACACCAAAGAGTACCATTACTGGGAATATATCATCTTTATCGTCCTTGGTATCTTCGGTGTAAGTCGCAAACTCATATCTCACTTTTCGCCACACATACTGATGCTTCCATGTAGGGTTTGTATGGTGCAGTCTTTGCTCGACTGAATATTATCTGGAGCAAGCATGTGCGGAATGGGACTTGGCTGAAGAGACATCCGATTTTTGAAGTCGCTCTTGTGCGTATCAGACTAATTATTCTCTGAGTGCGCAAGTCTAATAAGGAACACACAGGTCGTGCTGTTGACAACAGTAGTATCTTTCTCAAACCCATACACCAGAATGGCCGGCACTGAACTTGTGGCCAGTGTGAGTTCCCCTAGCCCTAAGCTAAGGACAAACCAGACTGAATATCTCTAGTTATTCGAAGAGTGCaattcatcttcttcaagtA from Cryptococcus gattii WM276 chromosome E, complete sequence includes these protein-coding regions:
- a CDS encoding voltage-gated chloride channel, putative (Similar to TIGR gene model, INSD accession AAW43659.1); this translates as MTSTDSDDPSAPHVISTSSIARTPRLNPVASSNVIGLDTGAPSPRVQTSRAPGGHAQTSSGTTSSTSGSVSSTIDQQSRRRGSSRVLSTPGAGYSATHPNVGLGLGPTPSRAGTGSTSTTINDAALSSPRRISTSRGLHVPPQTAAPPAGNLGLPTHEAYYSVSQPVSATTPRFRDKGVYVSGGSGGLQHHSSSIGDYPSGSYGATYQNQPSRDLAPTSAIGATVHSPFPSPKGSVLKKLQKKASNVGLGLGRPDNYDDEALGRYGDEDEMLEDNLGERANGTRVWYSSFATIDWIHDAIKESSRVRRVRHAASRSLRGRIANTWDRFQGWLVVTLIGIITALIAFLIIRAEMAFFDLKEGFCSTSWGTAKRFCCAPRHQSPGSDGGEYECSDWVEWGQLFKPKAKDGPFGGWVYGGPEFMAYATVALLLAVIASCMTVYLSSSDHHTTSKDSTFLTPPSKVTTAKQSTASSPTKRTASLPYGPHDERQPLLGAITNEPPTPLIESPPEPSRKVMFYAAGSGIPEIKTILSGFVIHGYLGGWTLITKSAGLALSVGSGLSLGKEGPLVHISSCVGNIVSRMFLKFECNEAKRREVLSAACAAGVAVAFGAPVGGVLFSLEEVSYYFPPKVMWRSFWCAAIAAITLKALNPFGNGSLVLFAVSYTKEYHYWEYIIFIVLGIFGGLYGAVFARLNIIWSKHVRNGTWLKRHPIFEVALVVLLTTVVSFSNPYTRMAGTELVASLFEECNSSSSSKLCVSQPHELPTVIWEVFMALVIKGCLTIITFGIKVPAGIFIPSLAVGACFGRIVGHMMEYIEFVHPDLSIFSVCKNTDCVVPGIYAMVGAAATLAGVTRTTVSLAVIMFELTSTLNYVVPVMLSVLIAKTVADGLERKGIYDLVIDLNQLPYLDSKHEYLWGSRRASSVADRSVPHLRADKPHTVRSLTGKLLELVRLGMEDTGFPVLAKEVTSAGGPGTNVGLGLDGGIGSGRERSCLRVVGFLGINELEHALSELADEPDAAINLTPDDATQARIRNSALSIFSFADSFVDNGWNPCDLSRYIDQAPITVQIHSPLELVQQLFVKLGVRQIIVVNSRGVFQGIITKKAWLSFLSELEEGAGQ